A region of the Triplophysa rosa linkage group LG5, Trosa_1v2, whole genome shotgun sequence genome:
AGGTCTGCAAGGCCAGCATCCCAGGCTGGTGTTGGGCTCTCTGCCAGGCAAATTGGTCTTGCAGGGAAGCCAGCTGGCGGCTCTCGCCCAAGCCAAAGCAGGTCAAACGGGGGCACAGCCGAAGGTGCTCACTATTCAGCTGCAGGTTCAACAGCAGCCCAACCAACAGGGAGCCAAGGTGAGCAATAGGACAGGTCACATGTGTGAGTGTTGAGGATGAGCTCGGCAGATAAAACATGCTTTTTGTGTGTCCGATAGTTCCAGTTGGTTTCTGGGGCAGCTAATGCTGGTGGCAGCCCTCAGGTGGTGCAGATTTCTCAAGGACAGGGAGGACAAAGACTGGCGGTGCCTCTTAAACTACTGCTGCAGCCACAGGTAGGATGTCTTGTTGGCATGTTttcagttgtttgttttatttcattttggctTATTGTTCACTTATATTTACACTTCTGACCCGTGTCCTTTCTCCACAGTCCAGCGTGGTGTCCAGTGCCGGTGGTACCATTTCCGTGGTGAAAGTCATCAATACATCGGCCGCCGGCTCTGCAGCCGGCACAAACACTACAGCTGTGTGTTCCGGTGTGCGTCTGGCTAAGCTACAGGAACCCGTGCGAAAAGTGGAAACCCTGTGCAAGCAGGAGAAGGCCAATCGCATCGTCGCCGAGGCCATCGCGCGGGCCAAAGCCAGGGGTGAGAGGAACATCCCCCGCGTCCTCAACCAGGATGAGCTTCCTGCTGGACAGACCTCGGCGGATCTGGATGGTGCCGCGGGGGCTGCCGGGGCCAAAAAGAAAGGAGGAGGTGGCGGAGGGAGCAAGAAGAAAAGCCCAAGCGCGGGAGGAGGAAAAGTGGTGGCGGGTGGAGACAAGAAATCTAAGGCGAAGGCTCCGGGAACTGGAGGAGGGTTTGTTGGCGGCAGTAAAAGTAAATCCAAGACTAAGCTAAAGTAAGTCATGTTTGCTTGCTTGCACCTTGAACCCCCCAAATATTCTTGTCCTTACACGTTATTCTCTCTGCATAGCACCATCACGCTAGTGggtaagaaaagaaaaagaaatggaTCCTCTGACCACTCAGATGTAGATCTTAGCCCACCCGTCTCACCCCGTACGCTGGAGGAAGACATGTCGCAGGTACTGTTTGCTCAAGGGCAGCGACACTTGGTTCTCTATGACAATAGAAACATGTCAGTCTGTACTATATTGTGATGTACAttaataaaagattttaaaatagcTCATACTTTGATAATAAGATTTGAGTCATTCAACCCACCTCTACTTTGTCCTAATATATAATCTGTCATGCAGTGACTTATAGGAGTCGTATTAAGCATTGGCAGGCATTAAAATGGCGTTTTGTACCATGACACTTTAAAAAGCAGCAGACCTGATACTTGTCTGTCAAACAGAAGCGGCGCTCCAACCGCCAGGTGAAGAGGAAGAAGTACACAGAAGATTTGGACATCAAAATCACAGACGATGAGGACGAAATGGATGCGGACGTTGACGTGACCACTCCTGTTGTGTCTACTGTAAGCCACGCTCAGGCCATGGGAGGAGAACTCCAACAGGAGCTCGATGGAGACGGTCTTCCAAGCATGCAGTTTTTTGTGGTGCGTCAGCACGCTAGTCATAGCGAGTTGGACTTTTTTCAGTTGCTGACATTGTTTCTTACAACTGGTTTTGTCAGCATGGACATTATTGTTTAGAGTCATGATTTAACACTGGTTTATCCTCGAGTGTCTGAACATGAATCTGATTTTTGCTTCAGGAGAACCCAAGTGAGGAGGATGCTGCTATTGTGGATAAAATATTGTCCATGAGGCTGACCAAAAAAGAGGCAAGTAATGTTTGCAAACCAGGAATCGATGgcttatttctttttattttcctctttttataatcttaaaAATGAACTAGTGAGTTcaatatacagccacggaaaaaaataagagaccatttcaaatcagcatttctagatgtgtaGTGGccgttccagtccagtgtctgttgaatttcatcaaaataaaacctcaggagtgacaaagtcatccaacagcaatgtgaaaatctgacagcatgacaagacacatgaaaactgggttatcacataaaaaattgttgaacttttcctaaatatgtgtacaaatattactgtggttttgcttaaaagtgaacatgaacaacttgttttctttgcagtatttgaggtctgaaatatacagcatattttctgtctctgaaatggtctcttaattttttctgtgacTGTATTTCATATTTGAATACGACAATATTTTCAGCACTATAAATAACTTACTGAACCATTAACAAATGATTTAATTTAAAGAATTGTATAGCGCTAATAACATTTACATGAATCTTTCTGACTTGTGTCTTCCTTTACTCTTGCAGGTTTCTCCTGGGCATTATGTCAATGTGGAAGAATTCTTTGTCAAATACAAAAACTAGTAAGTCAACTTGATTTCAGATTAGAGTATACTGAACACATGTCATTCTGGGAATATGATAGTAatttgtgatgtgtgtttatAGCTCGTACATGCACTGTGAATGGGCCAGTCTTGAGCAGCTGGAGAAAGACAAGAGGATCCATCAGAAGCTCAAGAGATTCAAGACCAAACAGGCACAGATGAGGAATATCTTCCAAGAGGTGAGACCCCGTGAAGATGAATTTATGCAAATATGCTCCCGTGTTTGGCTTTTGACTTTGTCTTACTAAATGTGTTCTTGGGTAGGATGAGGAACCCTTCAATCCAGACTACATGGAGGTCGATCGTATCTTGGATGAATCGCACAGTGTTGATAAGGACAATGGGGAGGTAAGGGTTTCCTGGGCATTGTTTTGTATAGAACAAAGTTTGTAAGACTGATTCAAACTGTTAATGAATGAGTTTTAGAGTCACATTGCTCTACCCTTCCTTACATTCAATGCAAATGATGTTATTTCTTGTGTTCTCTCTCGTAGCCGGTTGTGTACTACCTGGTGAAGTGGGGCTCACTGCCCTATGAAGATGCTACTTGGGAGCTGAAGGAAGATGTTGATGAAGGAAAAGTGGAAGAATTCAGGAAGATTCAAAGTCGGCAGCCCCGTCTCAAGAGAACCGTAAGCTTCTGCACTCTTATTGATTTGCGTCCGTCTCGTTTGATTATTATGACCTTGGGTATCCACACACCAGTGGGGCTGTCTCAGTTATGTTTTcaatgagagagagaagagactgCTTTATATCATCATGACTTACTTTTCCATCAGCCTCGACCTCCTGCTAGTTCCTGGAAGAAGCTGGATGAGTCGAGGGAGTATAAAAATGGGAATCAGCTTCGAGAGTACCAGCTGGAAGGAGTCAACTGGCTGCTCTTCAACTGGTACAACAGGTAACGTGGACACAACTACCCTCCTGATACATGCAGATGAATGAAGCTTAGTACTCGGTGGGGCTAAAGAGGCTTTCAAATGTCCCACTGTACAGAATCAGTTGCTGGGAGTTTTGTAGCTTTTGTCCATGTGTGCACTATTAAATCAACTTTTAGCACATTCACaggtaaaaatattgattacTCTTCTGCCCAATTTTCACTCCCTCCCCAATCCCACCCCCTCCACCGTCCTCCTCCAAAGGCAAAACTGCATTCTGGCCGACGAGATGGGTCTCGGTAAGACCATTCAGTCCCTGGCGCTGCTGTCCGAGGTGTTTTCTGCAGGGGTTCAGGGGCCGTTCCTCATCATCGCACCGCTGTCCACCATCACAAACTGGGAAAGAGAGTTCTCCACCTGGACCGATATGAATGCTATTGTTTATCACGGCAGTCTGGCCAGCAGACAGATGATCCAGCAGTATGAGATGTACTGCAAAGATGACAAGGTCTGTTCAGATGCGGTGCTTGTTTTCTTGTTCTTATACGTGTTCGtggcaaatataaaatattgtttgtatgtGATTTACCCTAGATGATGTTCTAACAGTTTAAATTCATATCAGTAAGAGGTTTGAGCTTTTTTATGAacatcttttgtttttctgttttctctaGGAACATTTAATTCCAGGTGCTTATAAGTTTGATGCTCTCGTCACAACTTTTGAGATGATTCTGTCCGACTGCCCCGAGCTAAGAGAGATTTCTTGGCGCTGTGTGGTAATTGATGAAGCTCACCGACTGAAGAATAGAAATTGCAAACTCCTGGACAGCCTTAAGATGCTTGAAGTAGTAAGTAGCTTGATGAAGGTTTACCTCATCCAGGACCGGTCCGGTGTCATGGCTTTAGCCTGCGGCAAAGCTCTGTAGCATAAATCTCGTTTATACCGCCGTTTCCCCATGCGTTTcagaaaaaaggaaaagcaaGGAAGTCTTCGTGTGGATATATGAGGTAATCCGTGTTATTAGGCTTGTTTGATTTCATCCGGCCCCACGCAGACCGATCGACAGATGACATTGCAGTACTGAGAGCACAATTTAAAAGCATACGGCTCTCGATTCTCTCACGTTGCTGTAATATCGCCGTGTCGATCCGCATATGCAGCGCTGCTTGAAATCAAACAAGCCTGTTGTTTACACCGTCGTTAGTCTCCGTTTTCGTTCATTTACACAGAAACGCTACCCCGGGTCTGCAGCGTTTCCAAAAGTCTCCGTTTTTGGGGGTCGAAAACTCAGGAGTAGTGTAAACGCCAGGCGTAACCTGCGTTTTTATTCAGGCTTATTCTTAGATCCTATTATTTGTACAGCACATAGGTCAACACTGTTGTTTTAATCGTGCTTTTTAAATTTCCATTGGATGTTAACCTGTGTGTAACTACTGACACTTCAAGGACTTAGCTTTGTGGAATCTTACTTCCTCTCTGACTTGCATTActcatctttctctctttttttcttttttacaggaGCATAAAGTGTTGCTGACAGGCACTCCACTGCAAAACACAGTAGAGGAACTATTCAGTCTTCTGCACTTCCTGGAACCAGCTCAGTTTCCCTCCGAAATCGAGTTTCTCCGTGAGTTTGGAGATCTGAAGACAGAGGAACAGGTAGAGACACGCTCCTACAAATCCAGGACGTAAGATGTCGGCTGTTGAGAAGGTCAGCGGTTCTTAATTCATGCTTGTCTGTGTTTATCAGGTCCAGAAACTGCAGTCTATCCTGAAGCCCATGATGCTGCGTAGGTTGAAGGAGGACGTGGAAAAGAACCTCGCCCCGAAACAAGAGACCATTATAGAGGTACAATTTGTGATTCCCTTAGGCTCTAAAAGGACAGTTCTGTTTCTGCTGTTGTATGTTTGATTCTGATGGAGGGAAATGCTGCGTTTCTCAGGTGGAGTTGACTGACGTTCAGAAGAAGTATTACCGTGCTATTCTAGAGCGTAACTTTAGCTTCCTCAGCATGGGAGCCACACATAACAGCAACGTGCCCAATCTCCTCAACACCATGATGGAGCTGCGAAAGTGTTGCAACCATCCTTACCTCATTACAGGTGCCGAACTTTACGCCATAACCCAACAACCTTCACAGTTTCCTCTCAATCGCctcattcataaataaaatgttgtgcATGTGGCATCAACTTCGATACTTTGTTACTGTggcacacacaaataaatctTTTGCTTATTGGTCACCCATGCTAACGGTGTTTGGATGCTCAAACCATTTCATCCACACACCGAGGATGTTCCTCTTCCTTTACGTCTACAACCGCTGTCTCAGTTTTCTACCTTCTGGTCCCATCCTTGTGCAGGAGCTGAGGAGAAGATAGTGGCTGAGCTGAGGGAAGTGTATGATCCTCTGGCTGCAGACTTCCATCTTCAGGCTCTGGTGCGCTCCGCTGGGAAACTGGTCTTGCTGGATAAGCTGCTTCCACGCCTCAAAGCTGGAGGACACAAGGTGCTCATCTTCTCCCAGATGGTGCGCTGCCTCGACATCCTTGAGGACTACCTCATACACAAGAGGTACGTCCAGGAAATAAAAATGTCCGCTTCATTCTCATGTTTGACTTGGTGGGTGGATATTAAATTGTAACGTTCTGATAGATACCTGTATGAGCGCATCGATGGGCGCGTCAGAGGGAACCTGCGACAGGCGGCCATTGATCGCTTTAGTAAACCGGATTCAGACCGGTTTGTCTTCCTGCTTTGTACTCGTGCCGGAGGGTTGGGCATTAATCTTACAGCTGCTGACACCTGTGTCATATTCGACTCGGACTGGAACCCACAGAATGATCTTCAGGTTGGGGGTCTCATTTTTCAAATGACACTTAAAATCGCAATTTCTTCTAAATAAATGATTGGTCACATTTCATTAATTTCATTCCTCTTGTTTCTCGGCACCACCTTACAGGCTCAGGCCCGCTGTCACCGAATCGGTCAGTCTAAAGCAGTGAAGGTGTATCGTCTGATCACCAGAAACTCTTACGAGAGGGAAATGTTAGATAAAGCCAGTCTTAAACTGGGACTTGATCGAGCCGTCCTGCAAAGCATGAGCGGGAACAAGGACAGTAATGTTAATGGGGTAAGCTTCACTCTTTCCTCATTGTAGGTTTGAATAGCCCGAGATGAATTATCACTCATTGGTAATCTTTGGTTTCCTCAGATACAACAGTTTTCCAAGAAAGAGATTGAGGATTTACTTCGTAAAGGTGCTTATGCAGCCATAATGGACGAGAACGATGAAGGCAGTCGCTTCTGTGAGGAGGACATCGATCAGATCCTTCAGAGAAGGGCGACTACCATCACAATAGAGAGCGAAGGAAAAGGATCCACCTTCTCCAAAGCCAGTTTTGTGGCGTCTGAGAACCGCACGGATATTGCTCTGGATGACCCTGAGTTTTGGCAGAAATGGGCCAGGAAAGCAGATATAGACATGGATTCTCTCAACAGGAAGGTAGAGTGTCGTGTTTGTAACTTGGTTCTGATCTTCATCGCTGTATCTGTTTTCCTATTCATTTCTGCATCTGTAATTTCCTCTTTCTTTCAAACCTTTTGCAGAATACTCTTGTGATCGACACGCCAAGAGTGAGAAAGCAGACACGTCAGTTTTCCACTCTGCGTGGAGAGGGTGGTGAGCTGTCGGATTTGGACAGTGATGACGACTACCCACCCCATAACTCTCGGCAATCCCGGGCTTCCCGACGGTCAGACCGGCATTCCGGCGCAGGCTACGGACGCACAGACTGCTTCCGAGTGGAGAAACACCTTCTTGTTTATGGGTTTGTGAAATTGTTTCTTCATGATTATGTTGCCGCTCTGATGTGTGCTGGTGGGATCTTGGAATATTTTGAAACTTTATCTGAACAGGTGGGGGCGCTGGAGAGATATCCTGTCTCATGCTCGGTGTAAGCGGCGTCTCAGCGAGCGAGACGTGGAGACCATCTGCCGTGTGATCCTGGTTTTCTGTCTGATACATTATCGGGGAGATGAGAACATCAAGAGCTTCATCTGGGAGTTGATCACCCCGTCAGAGAATGGACGAGAACCTCAATCTCTGCTTAACCATTCTGGTACGGCTTGCATGTCATTCACATTCTTCTGACAAGAGGCGGTTTCACGCAAAGCAGGCCGTAAGCTTTTATAAAACACTCATGAGGGGTTTCTCCTGTGCTGTAGGTCTGTCCATCCCGGTCCCTCGTGGCAGAAAGGGCAAGCGGGTGAAGGCTCAGAGCTCTTTTGATGTGCAGAAGGTAGAGTGGATTCGCAAGTACAATCCTGACAGTCTACTTCTGGACGACAGTTATCGCAAGCACCTCAAGCACCAGTGCAACAAGTATGTTTTCTTTTGGAACACGCCCGTGATCCCTTAAAGTGCTGCTTGTGTAGCCCAGTAACCGCTTTGCTTTTTAacattctgtgtttttgttcttttcttcTCAGAGTGTTGCTGAGAGTACGTATGCTTTATTACCTGAAGCAGGAGGTCATCGGAGACCACGCTGATTCTGTATTGAGTGGAGCTGATGCCAGGTACAGTTATTGGTTCATcttacccacacacacacacacaaatgacgCTTCACTGACGGCAGGTGTGTTTAAATGCAGAGATATTGATATCTGGTTGCCTGAAATGGAGCAGCAGGATGTTCCGTCTGGTTGGTGGGACTCAGAAGCCGACCGATGCTTGCTTATCGGTGTTTATAAGCATGGTACGTGTGTCCCACATGTCAAGTttttacatttagattttttttttttaaaccaacatTTTACTCTTGCATCCTTGTTTTAGGATATGAGATGTACACCACCATGCGTGCTGACCCCTGCTTGTGTTTTGTTGAGCGATGTGGACGCCCGAATGAGCAGGACATCAACGCGGAGCAGCAAGCGGCGGACCCAGAGCTCGGGGACGGGTGAGTTTCAGATCTGTAACTCTGTACTGTTACATTGCAGCTCATCTAATTGGATGACAAACGTGAGCTTTTGGAAAAGTATTGCTGCTCGGTGTGACCTTCTGGGTTTGTTGTTCCGTCTCAGAGGGGACTATGACAAGTACTCCGAGGATCCAGAGTTCAAACCTGCAGCGAGACACACCAAGGAAGCATACGAGGAggtaaattaaaaatgcaattctGGAACATTCTTATGCATTTACTCAAgttcttaaaataaatgatagacATTCACGTTTGCTCCTCAGCCTGATTCCGGGAACGCAGACAATGAGATTTGCGTCGAGGAACGCTCTGCCCCTGTGCTGGCCGAAGGCCCTTCCTCTGCATCCTCAGATTTGTGTTATTGGCCAACGAGTTCATCGCTCACAGCTCGACTGCGACGCCTCATCACAGCATATCAGCGCAGTTACAGACGGGAGCAACTTAAGATGGAGGCTGCGGAGAAGGGCGATCGAAGACGTAGACGCTGTGAACAGGCCACTAAGCTCAAAGAGATAGCGAGGCAAGAACGTCAGCAAAGGTGAGTTCTCCAAGAAAGCTCCTGCTG
Encoded here:
- the chd8 gene encoding chromodomain-helicase-DNA-binding protein 8 isoform X1, translated to MADHIMDLFDDTPLFNLDSLPEDAFSQGSSDPVEEALKLALGQVDPPGDLTSVPGVPMLGDVVSVPLQTLQPQQPTQMSQDISVTQAPISIQAVPQSSLSVAGSSSGAATVLLSSPIGVPVSCSQVTTQQLHTQQVAAVTQQAVGQSGHKIVILKGPQGQTQLLQGVTGATGSPGKVTLARVLTGTPLRPGMAVVSGGTMLNASPGQGQVRMSSGVQRLVQTANGPMKQVLLTSIPQSQVQTQPVQVQIPAQAQLTQGQLQTQPAQVQVQVQQQAQVSLQMQAQAPAVTTPAAVRPQGVTLSAMPQQGEAKRITLVLQQPSQGGAAQAGTLTVGGAVAAGSGLQGQHPRLVLGSLPGKLVLQGSQLAALAQAKAGQTGAQPKVLTIQLQVQQQPNQQGAKFQLVSGAANAGGSPQVVQISQGQGGQRLAVPLKLLLQPQSSVVSSAGGTISVVKVINTSAAGSAAGTNTTAVCSGVRLAKLQEPVRKVETLCKQEKANRIVAEAIARAKARGERNIPRVLNQDELPAGQTSADLDGAAGAAGAKKKGGGGGGSKKKSPSAGGGKVVAGGDKKSKAKAPGTGGGFVGGSKSKSKTKLNTITLVGKKRKRNGSSDHSDVDLSPPVSPRTLEEDMSQKRRSNRQVKRKKYTEDLDIKITDDEDEMDADVDVTTPVVSTVSHAQAMGGELQQELDGDGLPSMQFFVENPSEEDAAIVDKILSMRLTKKEVSPGHYVNVEEFFVKYKNYSYMHCEWASLEQLEKDKRIHQKLKRFKTKQAQMRNIFQEDEEPFNPDYMEVDRILDESHSVDKDNGEPVVYYLVKWGSLPYEDATWELKEDVDEGKVEEFRKIQSRQPRLKRTPRPPASSWKKLDESREYKNGNQLREYQLEGVNWLLFNWYNRQNCILADEMGLGKTIQSLALLSEVFSAGVQGPFLIIAPLSTITNWEREFSTWTDMNAIVYHGSLASRQMIQQYEMYCKDDKEHLIPGAYKFDALVTTFEMILSDCPELREISWRCVVIDEAHRLKNRNCKLLDSLKMLEVEHKVLLTGTPLQNTVEELFSLLHFLEPAQFPSEIEFLREFGDLKTEEQVQKLQSILKPMMLRRLKEDVEKNLAPKQETIIEVELTDVQKKYYRAILERNFSFLSMGATHNSNVPNLLNTMMELRKCCNHPYLITGAEEKIVAELREVYDPLAADFHLQALVRSAGKLVLLDKLLPRLKAGGHKVLIFSQMVRCLDILEDYLIHKRYLYERIDGRVRGNLRQAAIDRFSKPDSDRFVFLLCTRAGGLGINLTAADTCVIFDSDWNPQNDLQAQARCHRIGQSKAVKVYRLITRNSYEREMLDKASLKLGLDRAVLQSMSGNKDSNVNGIQQFSKKEIEDLLRKGAYAAIMDENDEGSRFCEEDIDQILQRRATTITIESEGKGSTFSKASFVASENRTDIALDDPEFWQKWARKADIDMDSLNRKNTLVIDTPRVRKQTRQFSTLRGEGGELSDLDSDDDYPPHNSRQSRASRRSDRHSGAGYGRTDCFRVEKHLLVYGWGRWRDILSHARCKRRLSERDVETICRVILVFCLIHYRGDENIKSFIWELITPSENGREPQSLLNHSGLSIPVPRGRKGKRVKAQSSFDVQKVEWIRKYNPDSLLLDDSYRKHLKHQCNKVLLRVRMLYYLKQEVIGDHADSVLSGADARDIDIWLPEMEQQDVPSGWWDSEADRCLLIGVYKHGYEMYTTMRADPCLCFVERCGRPNEQDINAEQQAADPELGDGGDYDKYSEDPEFKPAARHTKEAYEEPDSGNADNEICVEERSAPVLAEGPSSASSDLCYWPTSSSLTARLRRLITAYQRSYRREQLKMEAAEKGDRRRRRCEQATKLKEIARQERQQRCVNFRWTRREECDFYRVVSTFGVDRIKKEADALEGDEHHMDWTRFRSFARLDKKTDESLTRYFKCFMSMCRKVCHLRPARGEESQEMSQSLAPITEERASRTLYRVSLLCRLRERVLTHPLLEERFALAPPSAELPNWWNVPQHDHELLLAASRHGVSRTELSIFSDPQYSFSQARLDYLHNQQAQAASQTVAFSQSQEQTSIKEEGLDNDSRLLGVDTLCQSDSPVTPFAHSEGKVGGQAGWSWKKSKHAGSSGRKGERGEGASDSDSDSDSGSSSSSRHSGSSSDSGDSDAEREQAALKMCDGDEENSILSLTPSQDGAPQESLTDPLRVDWPKDRVLINRIDNLCSLVLTGHWPAGRRYVPDVHLSAASEEHGLVDDLGYPRVARKSNSAMSAESGEGQDTEFTVKLLKEEGLKLTFSKQALMPNGEDSGRKKRKDHELVDSEGVLHAPRRRDLPNWLKENPDYEVEGDMLELMVNRTKRKRRRRKVEKGAALTGSERVKVKDLRTGKKFGGIYGPALQDLREHLEENPDHAVTAEWSETVRNSGFLPESLFHRLLSPHASIPKKSRHYLSTPSIQSDDPLLGGGEGETLVSDGAYMMDEEDLEDSGHLASSHHFLTPAYDVKMEPSALDMDGGDSLSQGGYESSDREAILDDVIMAPKNSDSSSSSED
- the chd8 gene encoding chromodomain-helicase-DNA-binding protein 8 isoform X2; this encodes MADHIMDLFDDTPLFNLDSLPEDAFSQGSSDPVEEALKLALGQVDPPGDLTSVPGVPMLGDVVSVPLQTLQPQQPTQMSQDISVTQAPISIQAVPQSSLSVAGSSSGAATVLLSSPIGVPVSCSQVTTQQLHTQQVAAVTQQAVGQSGHKIVILKGPQGQTQLLQGVTGATGSPGKVTLARVLTGTPLRPGMAVVSGGTMLNASPGQGQVRMSSGVQRLVQTANGPMKQVLLTSIPQSQVQTQPVQVQIPAQAQLTQGQLQTQPAQVQVQVQQQAQVSLQMQAQAPAVTTPAAVRPQGVTLSAMPQQGEAKRITLVLQQPSQGGAAQAGTLTVGGAVAAGSGLQGQHPRLVLGSLPGKLVLQGSQLAALAQAKAGQTGAQPKVLTIQLQVQQQPNQQGAKFQLVSGAANAGGSPQVVQISQGQGGQRLAVPLKLLLQPQSSVVSSAGGTISVVKVINTSAAGSAAGTNTTAVCSGVRLAKLQEPVRKVETLCKQEKANRIVAEAIARAKARGERNIPRVLNQDELPAGQTSADLDGAAGAAGAKKKGGGGGGSKKKSPSAGGGKVVAGGDKKSKAKAPGTGGGFVGGSKSKSKTKLNTITLVGKKRKRNGSSDHSDVDLSPPVSPRTLEEDMSQKRRSNRQVKRKKYTEDLDIKITDDEDEMDADVDVTTPVVSTVSHAQAMGGELQQELDGDGLPSMQFFVENPSEEDAAIVDKILSMRLTKKEVSPGHYVNVEEFFVKYKNYSYMHCEWASLEQLEKDKRIHQKLKRFKTKQAQMRNIFQEDEEPFNPDYMEVDRILDESHSVDKDNGEPVVYYLVKWGSLPYEDATWELKEDVDEGKVEEFRKIQSRQPRLKRTPRPPASSWKKLDESREYKNGNQLREYQLEGVNWLLFNWYNRQNCILADEMGLGKTIQSLALLSEVFSAGVQGPFLIIAPLSTITNWEREFSTWTDMNAIVYHGSLASRQMIQQYEMYCKDDKEHLIPGAYKFDALVTTFEMILSDCPELREISWRCVVIDEAHRLKNRNCKLLDSLKMLEVEHKVLLTGTPLQNTVEELFSLLHFLEPAQFPSEIEFLREFGDLKTEEQVQKLQSILKPMMLRRLKEDVEKNLAPKQETIIEVELTDVQKKYYRAILERNFSFLSMGATHNSNVPNLLNTMMELRKCCNHPYLITGAEEKIVAELREVYDPLAADFHLQALVRSAGKLVLLDKLLPRLKAGGHKVLIFSQMVRCLDILEDYLIHKRYLYERIDGRVRGNLRQAAIDRFSKPDSDRFVFLLCTRAGGLGINLTAADTCVIFDSDWNPQNDLQAQARCHRIGQSKAVKVYRLITRNSYEREMLDKASLKLGLDRAVLQSMSGNKDSNVNGIQQFSKKEIEDLLRKGAYAAIMDENDEGSRFCEEDIDQILQRRATTITIESEGKGSTFSKASFVASENRTDIALDDPEFWQKWARKADIDMDSLNRKNTLVIDTPRVRKQTRQFSTLRGEGGELSDLDSDDDYPPHNSRQSRASRRSDRHSGAGYGRTDCFRVEKHLLVYGWGRWRDILSHARCKRRLSERDVETICRVILVFCLIHYRGDENIKSFIWELITPSENGREPQSLLNHSGLSIPVPRGRKGKRVKAQSSFDVQKVEWIRKYNPDSLLLDDSYRKHLKHQCNKVLLRVRMLYYLKQEVIGDHADSVLSGADARDIDIWLPEMEQQDVPSGWWDSEADRCLLIGVYKHGYEMYTTMRADPCLCFVERCGRPNEQDINAEQQAADPELGDGGDYDKYSEDPEFKPAARHTKEAYEEPDSGNADNEICVEERSAPVLAEGPSSASSDLCYWPTSSSLTARLRRLITAYQRSYRREQLKMEAAEKGDRRRRRCEQATKLKEIARQERQQRCVNFRWTRREECDFYRVVSTFGVDRIKKEADALEGDEHHMDWTRFRSFARLDKKTDESLTRYFKCFMSMCRKVCHLRPARGEESQEMSQSLAPITEERASRTLYRVSLLCRLRERVLTHPLLEERFALAPPSAELPNWWNVPQHDHELLLAASRHGVSRTELSIFSDPQYSFSQARLDYLHNQQAQAASQTVAFSQSQEQTSIKEEGLDNDSRLLGVDTLCQSDSPVTPFAHSEGKVGGQAGWSWKKSKHAGSSGRKGERGEGASDSDSDSDSGSSSSSRHSGSSSDSGDSDAEREQALKMCDGDEENSILSLTPSQDGAPQESLTDPLRVDWPKDRVLINRIDNLCSLVLTGHWPAGRRYVPDVHLSAASEEHGLVDDLGYPRVARKSNSAMSAESGEGQDTEFTVKLLKEEGLKLTFSKQALMPNGEDSGRKKRKDHELVDSEGVLHAPRRRDLPNWLKENPDYEVEGDMLELMVNRTKRKRRRRKVEKGAALTGSERVKVKDLRTGKKFGGIYGPALQDLREHLEENPDHAVTAEWSETVRNSGFLPESLFHRLLSPHASIPKKSRHYLSTPSIQSDDPLLGGGEGETLVSDGAYMMDEEDLEDSGHLASSHHFLTPAYDVKMEPSALDMDGGDSLSQGGYESSDREAILDDVIMAPKNSDSSSSSED